In a single window of the Callithrix jacchus isolate 240 chromosome 1, calJac240_pri, whole genome shotgun sequence genome:
- the DNAJB7 gene encoding LOW QUALITY PROTEIN: dnaJ homolog subfamily B member 7 (The sequence of the model RefSeq protein was modified relative to this genomic sequence to represent the inferred CDS: inserted 1 base in 1 codon; substituted 1 base at 1 genomic stop codon) — MVDYYEVLGVQRYALPEDIKKGYHKVALKWHPDKNPGNKEAERKFKEVADAHEVLSNDEKRDIYNKYGKEGLNGGGSHFDNECEYGFTLHKPADVSKEIFHERDPFSSHFFEDSLEDLLNCPRSSYGNRNRDVGSFFSTSSEYPIFEKFSSYDTGHTSYGSLGHEGLTSFSSLAFDDSGMNNYISVTTTDKIVNGRNINTKKIIESNQEGEAEDNGELTFFLVNGVANXEGFAEEFNWRIQSFNNCSPNSHSSKHVSQYXFVDNDEQGISWVTSNWDPPIFSAGVKEGGKRKKKKKKKKKKKSTKRNC; from the exons ATGGTGGATTACTATGAAGTTCTAGGAGTACAGAGATATGCCTTACCTGAGGACATTAAAAAAGGTTACCACAAAGTGGCACTTAAATGGCACCCTGATAAAAATCCAGGAAataaagaagcagagagaaaattcaaagaaGTAGCTGACGCACACGAGGTATTATCAAATGATGAAAAACGGgacatttataataaatatggCAAAGAAGGATTAAATGGAGGTGGAAGTCATTTTGATAATGAATGTGAGTATGGCTTCACACTCCATAAGCCAGCTGATGTTTCTAAAGAAATTTTTCATGAAAGGGATCCATTTTCTTCTCACTTCTTTGAAGACTCACTTGAGGACCTGTTAAATTGTCCAAGAAGCTCCTatggaaacagaaacagagatgTGGGATCCTTTTTCTCTACCTCCAGTGAATATCcaatttttgagaaattttcttcATATGATACAGGACATACATCATACGGTTCACTGGGGCATGAAGGCcttacttctttctcttccctggctTTTGATGATAGTGGGATGAACAACTACATATCTGTTACAACTACAGACAAAATTGTTAATGGCAGAAatattaatacaaagaaaattattgaaaGTAATCAAGAAGGAGAAGCTGAAGATAATGGAGAGTTgacattttttcttgtaaatggtGTAGCCAATTAAGAGGGCTTTGCAGAAGAATTCAACTGGAGAATACAGTCATTCAACAACTGTTCACCAAATTCCCACAGCTCCAAACACGTATCTCAAT ACTTTGTGGACAATGACGAGCAAGGCATATCTTGGGTTACCAGCAACTGGGATCCCCCTATTTTCTCAGCAGGAGTCAAAGAGGGTggtaagagg aaaaaaaaaaaaaaaaaaaaaaaaaaaaagaagtctaccAAAAGGAATTGTTAA